In Fundidesulfovibrio magnetotacticus, a single window of DNA contains:
- a CDS encoding biotin--[acetyl-CoA-carboxylase] ligase: MARPLAENGLLTPWDSVLAVSQWSGRGQLRRPWDSPPGNVYGALVLPAVPQAFDTLTPLILGRLACEFLAGLGVEACLKWPNDVICGGLKVCGMLVEERKGVTLAGIGVNLHAAPDPSFLRNGHAVPAGTLAGLGVASTPVSLWSALVDFVKTGYLDELSQGSPGQAAARTSSRLCWLGQEVLVRDGSEPPWTGRILGLAPDGALRVKPADGAGERLLTSGSIWRA, translated from the coding sequence GTGGCGCGCCCGCTGGCCGAAAACGGACTGCTCACCCCCTGGGACTCGGTGCTTGCCGTGTCGCAGTGGTCCGGGCGCGGGCAGCTGCGCCGTCCGTGGGACTCCCCGCCCGGCAACGTCTACGGCGCGCTGGTGCTCCCTGCCGTGCCCCAGGCCTTCGACACGCTCACGCCCCTGATCCTGGGGCGTCTGGCGTGCGAATTCCTCGCGGGGCTGGGCGTGGAGGCCTGCCTGAAATGGCCCAACGACGTGATCTGCGGCGGCCTCAAGGTCTGCGGCATGCTCGTGGAGGAACGCAAGGGCGTCACGCTGGCCGGAATCGGGGTGAACCTGCACGCCGCGCCGGACCCGTCGTTTTTGCGCAACGGCCATGCCGTTCCCGCCGGGACCCTGGCCGGGCTGGGGGTTGCGTCCACGCCCGTGTCCCTGTGGTCCGCTCTTGTGGATTTTGTGAAAACAGGCTACCTTGACGAACTTTCCCAAGGAAGCCCCGGACAGGCTGCGGCGCGTACGTCCTCGCGTCTTTGCTGGCTTGGCCAGGAGGTTCTCGTGCGCGACGGCTCCGAGCCGCCCTGGACGGGACGCATCCTGGGCCTGGCCCCGGACGGGGCGCTTCGGGTCAAGCCCGCCGACGGGGCGGGCGAACGGCTTCTCACCTCCGGCAGCATCTGGCGGGCCTGA
- a CDS encoding pyruvate carboxylase, translating into MGVKTFNDVLKEIQGKKILVANRGITARRVLRSIRERFHAVPVLTATKVDMTSPSVAGARELILLGEDPRAYLDIDLIIREAKARRIAAIHPGWGFASEDHTFPAKCAEAGIVFIGPTSEAMNLLGNKVAVRNVAKNLGIPVVPGSEGAVSVPEAREIASQITFPIMLKAEGGGGGRGIYVVHEPKQLEEAFSKASALAQASFGNPRLYVEKYLRSVRHIEIQVIADKHGNVLALDERDCTVQRNHQKLVEITPSPWKGMTAELREQLKEWAEKLVKHVGYYSLATVEFLVEPDGTPYLIEVNTRLQVEHGITECRYGIDLVEEQISVAFGGKLRYSKTNAKPFNWCVQVRINCEDPRQGFTPNAGLITRYISPGGPGVRLDSCISAGYEFPSQYDSAGALLMAYGRSWEKVLGTMDRALREYIVGGPKTTIPFHLQVINHPRFRSGDYDTNFIATAPELLEYHDVEPEALRLSKLVSEISAKGYNPHVQLGEYRGRADKRLGRFTPAMPVFDRKAWKPPYPRGDRQALLDQIRDSGLVHFVDTTTRDITQSNSGNRFRLAEDALIGPYLDNCGFLSLENGGGAHFHVAMMANMTYPFTEGEQWNCFAPKTCKQILIRSTNVLGYKPQPRNLMRLTGEMICEHYDIIRCFDFLNHIENMQPFAEVALNSKGNVFQPAISLSWAKGFDVHHYMGVLEDILECCAKVAGLSKKKVSKIIILALKDMAGMCPPRFVSALVAAIRDKYPDLVVDYHRHYTDGLFVPAVGAAAKAGAHIVDTAIGASVRWYGQGEVLSTAAYLEDELGLKTSLNKEMIRTCGFVLKQVMPYYDRYTAPYFQGIDYDVVEHGMPGGATSSSQEGALKQGYIHLLPYMLKFLAGTRRIVRYHDVTPGSQITWNTAFLAVTGAYKRGGERAVRDMLEVLDATSMHPDECVTQACKADRLMLYADANDAFRQLLLGKYGKLPLGWPPDWVYESAFGPDWRAAIEQRTTDSPLASLKDVDLPSEEKALAKRLQREPTPEEFVMYLNHPGDALKTIEFRTKFGDPNRLPLDVWFEGLEPGQELFFEDSRGKPHTFTLLDISAPDHQGMSVVRYVLDSEILSHQVKVAEALGGKGAQDLPMADPNNPFHVAAPCNGDLWVMHVSPGDFVKPGQAMFNISVMKQEKSVLAQVEGVVKRVLKNADYFEDKKMVPVKEGELLVELAPVGKACPGCKEPLGAEDFHYCPWCGYGMEYTQD; encoded by the coding sequence ATGGGCGTTAAGACCTTCAACGACGTTCTCAAGGAAATCCAGGGCAAGAAGATTCTTGTCGCCAACCGGGGCATCACGGCCCGCAGGGTGCTGCGCTCCATCCGCGAGCGCTTCCACGCCGTGCCCGTGCTCACCGCCACCAAGGTGGACATGACCTCCCCCTCCGTGGCCGGCGCCCGCGAACTGATCCTCCTGGGCGAAGACCCCAGGGCCTACCTGGACATCGACCTTATCATCCGTGAGGCAAAGGCCCGGCGCATCGCGGCCATCCATCCCGGCTGGGGCTTCGCCTCCGAAGACCACACCTTCCCCGCCAAGTGCGCCGAGGCCGGCATCGTGTTCATCGGCCCCACCTCCGAGGCCATGAACCTCCTGGGCAACAAGGTGGCCGTGCGCAACGTGGCCAAGAATCTGGGCATCCCCGTGGTGCCGGGCTCCGAGGGCGCGGTGAGCGTGCCCGAGGCCCGCGAGATCGCAAGCCAGATCACCTTCCCCATCATGCTCAAGGCCGAGGGCGGCGGCGGCGGGCGCGGCATCTACGTGGTGCACGAGCCCAAGCAGCTGGAGGAGGCCTTCTCCAAGGCCTCGGCCCTGGCCCAGGCCAGCTTCGGCAACCCGCGCCTCTATGTGGAAAAATACCTGCGCAGCGTGCGCCACATCGAGATCCAGGTCATCGCCGACAAGCACGGCAACGTCCTGGCCCTGGACGAGCGCGACTGCACCGTGCAGCGCAACCACCAGAAGCTCGTGGAGATCACCCCCTCCCCCTGGAAGGGCATGACCGCCGAGCTGCGCGAACAGCTCAAGGAGTGGGCCGAGAAGCTCGTCAAGCACGTGGGCTACTACTCCCTGGCCACCGTGGAATTCCTGGTGGAGCCCGACGGCACCCCCTACCTCATCGAGGTGAACACCCGCCTCCAGGTGGAACACGGCATCACCGAGTGCCGCTACGGCATCGACCTGGTGGAGGAACAGATCTCCGTGGCCTTCGGCGGGAAGCTTCGCTACAGCAAGACCAACGCCAAGCCCTTCAACTGGTGCGTGCAGGTGCGCATCAACTGCGAGGACCCGCGCCAGGGCTTCACCCCCAACGCCGGGCTCATCACGCGCTACATCTCCCCCGGCGGCCCCGGCGTGCGCCTGGACTCCTGCATCTCCGCGGGCTACGAATTCCCCTCCCAGTACGACTCGGCCGGCGCGCTGCTCATGGCCTACGGCCGCTCCTGGGAGAAGGTGCTGGGCACCATGGACAGGGCGCTGCGCGAATACATCGTGGGCGGGCCCAAAACCACCATCCCCTTCCACCTCCAGGTGATCAACCACCCGCGCTTCCGCTCGGGCGACTACGACACCAACTTCATCGCCACCGCCCCCGAGCTCCTGGAATACCACGACGTGGAGCCCGAGGCCCTGCGCCTCTCCAAGCTGGTGAGCGAAATCTCCGCCAAGGGCTACAACCCCCACGTGCAGCTGGGCGAATACCGGGGCCGCGCCGACAAACGCCTCGGCCGCTTCACCCCGGCCATGCCCGTGTTCGACCGCAAGGCCTGGAAGCCTCCCTACCCAAGGGGCGACCGCCAGGCCCTGCTGGACCAGATCCGCGACTCGGGGCTCGTCCATTTCGTGGACACCACCACCCGCGACATCACCCAGTCCAACTCCGGCAACCGCTTCCGCCTGGCCGAGGACGCCCTAATCGGCCCCTACCTGGACAACTGCGGCTTCCTCTCCCTGGAGAACGGCGGCGGCGCGCACTTCCACGTGGCCATGATGGCCAACATGACCTACCCCTTCACCGAAGGGGAGCAGTGGAACTGCTTCGCCCCCAAAACCTGCAAGCAGATACTCATCCGCTCCACCAACGTGCTGGGCTACAAGCCCCAGCCGCGCAACCTCATGCGCCTGACCGGCGAGATGATCTGCGAACACTACGACATCATCCGCTGCTTCGACTTCCTGAACCACATCGAGAACATGCAGCCCTTCGCGGAGGTGGCGCTCAATTCCAAGGGCAACGTCTTCCAGCCCGCCATCTCCCTCTCCTGGGCCAAGGGCTTCGACGTGCACCACTACATGGGCGTGCTCGAAGACATCCTGGAGTGCTGCGCCAAGGTGGCCGGGCTCTCCAAGAAGAAGGTCTCGAAGATCATCATCCTGGCGCTCAAGGACATGGCCGGCATGTGCCCGCCGCGCTTCGTCTCGGCCCTCGTGGCGGCCATCCGCGACAAGTACCCCGACCTGGTTGTTGACTACCACCGACACTACACCGACGGCCTCTTCGTGCCCGCCGTGGGCGCGGCGGCCAAGGCCGGGGCGCACATCGTGGACACGGCCATCGGCGCCAGCGTGCGCTGGTACGGCCAGGGCGAGGTGCTCTCCACGGCGGCCTACCTGGAAGACGAACTGGGCCTGAAGACCAGCCTGAACAAGGAGATGATCCGCACCTGCGGCTTCGTGCTCAAGCAGGTCATGCCTTACTACGACCGTTACACCGCCCCATACTTCCAGGGCATCGACTACGACGTGGTGGAGCACGGCATGCCCGGCGGGGCCACCAGCTCCAGCCAGGAGGGCGCGCTCAAGCAGGGCTACATCCATCTGCTGCCCTACATGCTCAAGTTCCTGGCCGGAACGCGGCGCATCGTGCGCTACCACGACGTCACGCCAGGCTCCCAGATCACCTGGAACACGGCCTTCCTGGCCGTGACCGGGGCCTACAAGCGCGGCGGGGAGCGCGCCGTGCGCGACATGCTCGAGGTGCTCGACGCCACCAGCATGCACCCCGACGAGTGCGTCACCCAGGCCTGCAAGGCCGACCGGCTCATGCTCTACGCCGACGCCAACGACGCCTTCCGTCAGCTGCTCCTGGGCAAGTACGGCAAGCTGCCCCTGGGCTGGCCGCCGGACTGGGTGTACGAGTCCGCCTTCGGGCCGGACTGGCGCGCCGCCATCGAACAGCGCACCACCGACTCGCCCCTGGCCTCGCTCAAGGACGTGGACCTGCCCTCCGAGGAGAAGGCCTTGGCCAAGCGCCTCCAGCGCGAGCCCACCCCGGAAGAGTTCGTGATGTATCTGAACCACCCCGGCGACGCGCTCAAGACCATCGAGTTCCGCACCAAGTTCGGCGACCCCAACCGCCTGCCCCTGGACGTGTGGTTCGAAGGCCTGGAACCCGGACAGGAGCTCTTCTTCGAGGACTCGCGCGGCAAGCCCCACACCTTCACGCTGCTCGACATCTCCGCCCCGGACCACCAGGGCATGAGCGTGGTGCGCTACGTGCTGGACTCGGAGATCCTCTCCCATCAGGTGAAGGTGGCCGAGGCCCTGGGCGGCAAGGGCGCGCAGGACCTGCCCATGGCCGACCCCAACAATCCCTTCCATGTGGCCGCGCCCTGCAACGGCGACCTCTGGGTGATGCACGTCTCCCCCGGCGACTTCGTGAAGCCCGGCCAGGCGATGTTCAACATCTCTGTGATGAAGCAGGAGAAATCGGTCCTCGCCCAGGTGGAAGGCGTGGTGAAGCGCGTGCTCAAGAACGCCGACTACTTCGAGGACAAGAAAATGGTGCCCGTGAAGGAGGGCGAGCTCCTGGTGGAGCTGGCCCCCGTGGGCAAAGCCTGCCCCGGCTGCAAGGAACCCCTGGGAGCGGAGGATTTCCACTACTGCCCCTGGTGCGGCTACGGCATGGAGTATACTCAGGATTAG